The nucleotide sequence CCGGGACGCCGCGCGCTGGGCCGCCGCCGAACCGGGTGGTGCCCCCGGCGATCCCGGGCGCAGACCCCGTTCCCGGGCCGCGGCCCGGACCCGGTTCAGCGCCAGCCGGACCGGGTCGTCCTCGATGTCCGGGGTGCCGGCCGCTGGCTGCTGGTCCGGCTGCTGGTCCGGCTGCTGGTTTGGTTGGTGGTTCGGCTGGTGAGGAGGCTGGTCACCGGACACGGTTCACCTCGCCGCCCATCACGTCGATCCGCGCGCCCTCCAGCAACTGCGGGACGTCGTCCGGCACCGCCGCGGTGATCAGCACCTGCTCGGCGCCGGCGACCAACTCGGCCAGCCGGGTGCGGCGTCCGGCATCGAGCTCGGCGAACACGTCGTCCAGGATCAGCACCGGTTCGCCGTCACCGTCCCCGCTGGTGTCGGCGCGCAACAGCTCGTACGAGGCCAGCCGCAGTGCGAGCGCGTACGACCACGACTCGCCGTGGCTGGCATACCCCTTGGCCGGCACGATCATGGTCGAGCCCCCGGCCCCGGTGATGGCCCCGGCTCCGACCGAGCTGCCGCCGAAGTCGAGCGAGAGCACCAGATCGTCGCGGTGGGGGCCCACCAGGCTCACGCCGCGCTCGAGCTCGCGCGGGCGTACCCGGGCCAGGGCCTCGAGCAGTCGCGCGGCGAGCAGGTCACGATGTCGATCGGCCGGGGGCAGGTCGACCGTGACGTCCTCACCCAGGCTGGAGCGGTAGTCGATGCGGGCCACGCCCTGCCCGCCCGAGACATCCAGGTAGGCCTTCTCGACCAGTGGCTGCAGCAGGTGCACCAGGTGCAGCCTGCCGGCCAG is from Kineosporiaceae bacterium and encodes:
- the recF gene encoding DNA replication/repair protein RecF, giving the protein MHVTHLSLSDFRSYATVELPLDGGVSALIGPNGQGKTNLVEAIGYVAALSSHRVPNDAPLVRIGAGRAVVRTAIARAGRDTLVELEIVPGSANRARINRAPVPRPREVLGMLRTVLFAPEDLSLVKGDPDGRRRFMDDLLVARAPRFAGVRAEVDKVLKQRNALLKSAGASMRAGRGDVRTLDVWDAHLATAGAELLAGRLHLVHLLQPLVEKAYLDVSGGQGVARIDYRSSLGEDVTVDLPPADRHRDLLAARLLEALARVRPRELERGVSLVGPHRDDLVLSLDFGGSSVGAGAITGAGGSTMIVPAKGYASHGESWSYALALRLASYELLRADTSGDGDGEPVLILDDVFAELDAGRRTRLAELVAGAEQVLITAAVPDDVPQLLEGARIDVMGGEVNRVR